gacccaccatttttttttaaatagaaatataggggaaaacacattCCCTTTTAGTAGTTTAATAACCTtaggaaaattaaccatggtttaaaaaaaaacttacagtaaaaccatggtaaccacaaaataaccatggtttcgTCAACCATCCCGAtcgttttcaaaaaccatatagttaaaccatggttagtgtagtaaggCTATTTTGCTGATTGTAATAAATACCGAAAATCATggttaaaaattaaaaacacagaaacatTTACTAACTATATGAAtcataatttaataatattcctagtaaaaatattaaaacattaactGTACTGTAGTAAAACTTTACAATATTTGTGACATTAGaacaaaataattatataaataagAACATGCAAACTGAATTGAACAATAACTTAATtaacttaacattttaatttcattaaaaacaacattaaaataaacaaaacaatgtgAGGAATGCATTTGCCAATTTTGtttcgctacattgtttatgtACAGACATTAAGGATTTAAATGTACTCTTTACAAATCTTGTTTGTTAGGAAAAGAAAGAATACACATACAATATTATTCGACTACCTTAAAACACGGTTGTGGGCGATAATGTATTTGCACTTTTTTCCCCGCTGCATTTTGTATTGGGCGCCTTTACTACAAGCTTTACGGTACAAACATGGCCACTTACTGGAGAGTAAACATTTGCGTATACTGTCTTGTACTTATTTAAAcgatatacaaaaaaatatctacaaaaGAAGGCAAAGTagcactttaaaatgaaactgTCCCCAGTTACATCGTTTTTATTGCGAGGACATCGCCTTTGCCGGATATCGGGCACTGTGCCATGTAAACGGGTCAGATATGAGCCAGTtcgtttaaaaaaacacttctCTGTGTCTGCAGAGACACATAGCACTGCGCTTTTGTACCGAACGCATGGGGAACCCTCCAAAGTTGTTCAGTAAGTATGTTATCTGCACAAAGATCTTAACATATGCCGAACGTTTCAACACGCTTTGAATTATTCATAGGCTGGAGCCATTGGACCTGCCACCCATTGGACGTGAATGTGTCCTGGTGAAAATGCTGGCAGCTCCCATCAAtccctctgatttaaacatggTTCAAGGCAAGAGAACAGTATTTgttagattttatttttttaagaccaGTAACACATTTCCTATACTGACTCAAACAAACAATATCCTTATTGGAATGTATAAAGTTAGGTAAATAAAACTGTTTGCTTTGAATATAGTATAAAATTATAACATCAAATACTTCTTATGACAGTTAATCACAATTCGTTTTTATTACTTAGTGTACTACTATATTGTCACCCgaattgtgtttttattcttaCACTGTCTTCATTTTAACTgtcaatatattttaaaggcTGTACAACAAATTGCACATGATGTatattttacaatttaaatatttttttctgacattttattaatatgacaatGTTGATAGGGTAAGGGCATTGTGCTGAATTGTTATGAAAATATTGTCACATGaaagtaaaacaaatgtttacatttttaggttgattattaattattttgtgaCTGGCTTCAAGAGATTCACTCTTTCTGTATTACAAGTTTGTAAAGGTTCCTTTAAATCCAGAAATCACTTGATTTAATTTAGTTCAAATGTCATTAAACAGGCACCTACGCTATCCTGCCCAGTCTGCCAGGAGTGGGTGGCAATGAGGGTGTCTGTCAGGTCATGGAGGTAGGCAACAAAGTGACAACACTCAAGGTGGGCGACTGGGCAATCCCAAGAGATGCGGGCATAGGTGAACATTTCATGTACATACAAGTAGGTATGTTCAACTTGAACATCAGATAAAAGGGGTAATTGTCATGCATTGATGATAGGTACATGGAGAACAGCAGCTGTGTTGAAGGCTGAGGATCTGGTGGCATTGCCCAAAGACATTCCTCTGCTGTCTGCTGCTACATTGGGAGTGAACCCCTGTACAGCTTACAGAATGCTCTCGGACTTTGAGGAGCTCAAACCAGGTTCTTTCATTTCTCACTTTAAACAGGCAGCACTGTCAGCACTATCCAAACCACCCAGTATGAAAAAATGACCGTAGTCAAACACCTCatagttaaagcaacaccaaagagttttttttaccttaaaataacgtttccaaaaaagtttcagtggttcatccactcaaaacagggtgaacggcactttcacattcgctttgcagccctctatcggccaaaaccgcactaaagaagtttccaaccgtcaggtagtggtcctgtagttcgagtgaaaactacaaaaacttgctttacagCAGACCTACAATACAATCAGAGGCatctatgctgcagtatttacgacaggggtaatgaacaattacgcgtctaacctgtagggggagcaaagagcaataactctttagtgttgctttaagtcaGCTTTATAAACTTTCTTTTCTAGTCTAATCTTATTCCTATCTACTATAATTCTATGTTGTAGGCGATACAGTCATTCAGAATGCAGCAAACAGTGGCGTCGGACAGGCTGTTATTCAGATTGCTGCTGCCAAGGGTATTCAAACCATCAATGTTGTCAGAGACAGGTAACGGTGACTTTACAGTATTGAGCAACTTAAAAGCAAAACTTACTatttacttaactctttccccaccattgacaagttatctcgttaATTTAGAGAATATTCATGAGCCTCTCTTCTGATAGGCCTGTTGTTTAATGAGTGAAATACGCAGTTGAAATAACGTTAACCATGGAAGTACACTAAATGTTTGGTTAGTAAaccagagaaagagagacacagAGACTATGAGATTTGAACGTTACCATGTTTAACACAATAAACAAACCAACAGGGCCGGTGTCTGTAACTTAAgaaaacaaacagcttttgatTTCTAACAGATATTCTATCAAAACTTGTGGCTACAAAAGACTTTAACGTtacaaaacaacacaacacGTAAGCATCCGTGTTAGCATCAGGTTAGCATTGCATAGTGATGGAAGTAAcactgtaattccactacttttagcagTAACGAGcatgtaacaaagtattttttttttaaatcaagtaacgcagttacaattactgaaatttaaaagaGCTTGTTACTtgcgttactctattttgtgaaaaatgaacacttgcagacaagacatttctgatctaaCGTCGCAGGACCGTGATAGGCGGCGCAATGAATCATTAAACTTCACCATGGCTGACGGTGCatatagaatgaacatgaaaaatcaaaacgggacaacatacctttgtttaaaaaatccatctggtctcatgtttgtaaattatctttatcaacttgcatttgtagtccacaaaagtaataaatctgagaaatgttaatatattcttagatgtttacatcggcTTTTATGGAAGATAACGATCCGCGATTGTTGCTTTCCAGTAAAATATTCACACTACTTGGGGTGGGCAATATAGCCCTTAAAATTATATCATGATATTTTAGGAATTTTTGCGGTAATGATATTTGTGACGgtataaaaaattatggaaAAGGAAGGGCAATTTCCATCCAATGAGCTGTCATTGATGACAGACTACCTAAAGTGTAAATCTATTGTCAGAAATAGCATTAAAGTGCAAAAGTAGTTACACAAGCACACAGCATGAGTCAAATCACTATGATACTACCACAGATTTTCAGATCCCAGTAACTTAAGTCTTTAGCTAACTATTTACAATTttgatttcaaaataattttacaTGTAAGTGCACATTTGTTCacataaacatcaaataaataacattaacattaatccTGGCACGTTTGGGTTTTTGAGATAAATGCTCCTGTATTTGGTTTGTTTGGCAAAAAGGCGGTGGACGGTGCTCGGTGTGGAGACTGGAGGCAGTGACTGTGTATTCCTGACATCATGATTTTATGGAAGTACAAATCGTTTTTGTTCACAGCTACTTCAAGCAGGCTGTGTGAATTTGACTCTTAAATCAGGCATGAAAATCCCTCACCTTTCGGCGAAATTCGCCGTTTTGAAGCCAAAAAAGGTGACCCACGTGAATCGTGTAGATtcgatgagaaaacatttttggGGGGGAGAGGGGGTATGCGCGCATTGTTTGTAGACGCGCCCTTCGCCGTCATCCAACATGTATCCCAGACATTAGGTTTGTTTGAGCTCATGCTGCGCTGAAAAAAAACGACAGGCAGGcaggtgacatcaaagtatcacgAGAGTGAATCGAGAAGTCATAAGGAAGTCTGCTTTCAAACCGCTCTCGcgctactgtgatgtcatccgcatttctttgttcttcgTCATACACGCTTGTTGAAGATGCGTAGAGGCGACTGCCTTCAGGACGTAAAGTCACCACAAAACGCTATAAAACTATCATTGTAGAATTCTAAGGCGTCAATcaattaaaacaacatatatacacacactgaCATTGCAAAGTGACCTAAAAGATTTTTTGTTGGAATGGATTGGAACGAACGATGGACATACTCCTCGCTTGTAAGTCACATTGATCTACTAGTCTACGGCTGTAAGTACTTAaactgcaaaatattgcatgaaATGCTGTAATAAGACCATACTGTTACTAATACTGTTAATGAGAAAGTTTACCGTTTACAGTAACATTTAAGCGATTGTAGACTATTTGAGCGACAAAGATGCTAAAGTGATTTGTTTTCGGTGCGCATACTCGCACAAACTCCAAAGCCCAGGCACTGAAACGCGTTTCAAAAATCACGCAAACACATAATTTCTTTGGGCTTGACAGGAGATATACAAACTATATTGTAATACCACAGTCTCTGcaagtattctcataaaaacagtcGTTTATTATAAGTGAGAAGTTGATCATGTGTCAGTGTATAGATCGATTCTCCGTTGTCAAAGGGACAGTTCATCTTATAAGAAATGCTTATGTTTGAGTCATCATGTTAATCAAACTACAGAAGacaaaaggaaaatattttttatagctTAAAAAGATcaattatattaatttatataataaaaacagtgtttcTCTACCTAATCAAAACTGCTACTTTGTTCTTTTCGATTTTATATGCTTGTAATgtcagggttcccgcggggtcttaaaaagtctaaaattcagaaatttaaatttaaggccataaaaagtcttaaaaacggCCAGATTTTCATcctaggtcttaaatttaatcaACCCAAGTAATTTCAAATGCTGTAGAACTAATCAGTGATGGAGGAAGAAAGTGTTTGATGGGCGGGCCTCTAAAAAGAAAAGTTCTGCACTTCACGTGTCACTGAATCGCACTTcagtttttaatcattatttttcAAAGAGGATACAAATGTAGGCTATTATAATCCACACAATTCATGCCATAAGCTATATTTCAGGTGGTGTGATCTGACTGTATACTGTAGGTTTGGCCAGAAACAAAccttaaatgcagttttttcTGAGATGATTGTGTCGCGTTGGTCTTAAATTTcactcataatggtcttaaaaaggtcttaataaGTCTTAGATTTGACTTTGTGAAACCTGCAGCAACCCTGAATGTCTTGATTTgtccttattttattttcccacatcacttttttgtttatctgaaaattattcaacccatgactcaaaaaccataatgtaATTCATTTAACCAGTACTATATTGTAAACttaagtcattttaaattaGATGTAGGCCTTCAGGTCCACCCTATTCCAAGGTCAATTTAAAGTTGTAATGCCTTGCGACTGATGGTCAGATTAtggcaaaataaaattattgcagATGTAGGCGAGTAAGGGAATGCTACTTGTTACAGCTTTCCACATTTATCAACCCATTTAATTAAACATGGTTTCGGTTACTAGTCAAATGTTTACAGAGGCCACATCGTCCCTCGAGCACCCTTCTcacctttttcacccctgacccgttTTCATGCCTGTTAAATTATTGTTTTGAAACTTGTATGGTACATTTACcatttaaaagtcatttacaaaaatgcaattatttttgcatttagctcaaaatatggtattttaaagaaacatgcccatatttgagaggtgataaaaagagaacaaataaatataGGATTTTaggatattttttcatgtttgtttgtttgaaagcagatggtctgtatttgatatattgtatgtttatatatttatagaagaacattttctgaaatgcattaaacttttgtgaaaatcataaaaaatttttGGGACTGACTggcaactaaaaaaaaaacgctggcggggcaTCACCTACTTTCAGGGACTGAATTATCACATCCTTTTTAAACATCTGTGtagacaaataaataatattcaaaAGTCATAATTCATGTGACAAAAATTTATCTGATGCCTGAAAAACACCATATGACTTCAAATCTGAACAGAATCTTATAAACACCAAGCATCATACACTTGCTGACTTACTTGCTGTAAATGATTACAGAGAGAAAAcacttagggcgcactcacactatccaaaccaaaccgcgctcgagcgcgtttgacccccaaagcctggtttgtttgactagtgtgatcgctctgttccgtgcccgggcgcggattggttaatcgcgccgcggccgggttgcagaggtgggccggagcgcggttcacttggcctcaggcgcggaaggctgtggtgtgagcgcaatcgcgcctgagcgcgattcaaaaggtgaagacatcagttgcgcgaccactcaccttcatctgcctccgtaaaaaccttttgatgcgcgcagcagggttacgtgaatgtctgagctgcacACGTAACAGATCAACTAaacaatatgatgacatgtgagagggctgtctgtaatcgcgcactaaacgactccgaataaaaaacacagacttatcattacggtgggttccagtgttaagagagcgctttacttcctgctttttcaaaacaatcgcatcttaatgacgaaagcgcgcccggactcggatcgataagaagtacagtgtgagtgcgtgcacctgggggagtagggaggggtgacaatcgcgctggggcatggtttggtttggtttggataatgtgagtgcgccctaaaagACTAGGGATCACACACTGTCAAACTTTCAGTTTGCTCCAAACACAACAAACCCCCACAGAATCACGCACCTCATTTGTACACACTGTAAAGATTTAGTAGTGACAGCTGGCGTTTAATACGGGAAAACATCTCCGAAGTTATTATTCTGTGTGTGCATGGAACACAGAACTGTTTTTCCAGTAAGATCTGGCAACACGAGTAAGTAAACCCTCATGCTTCTTCCCTGTGATACAAAAGAGAGACATGTCCCCCATGTACATTTTATTACGGTCTTGGGTGGGTAACCACTGGTGTTTTAAAATCAGCtgaaaatattcaacatgtTTTGCCTCCGACTGGATGGAATCATTGTCTGAAACTAAAAGAATTGGGGTCTGTTGCCATTATACACAAAATATGCAGACTGGTTTAGACTTTTTGCAACAATTGTTGAGTCTTTCAGACCGCAGATCAGATGTTATTTTCGTATCGATTATCCTGACCTGTACATCTCATTTAAGTGC
Above is a window of Paramisgurnus dabryanus chromosome 13, PD_genome_1.1, whole genome shotgun sequence DNA encoding:
- the mecr gene encoding enoyl-[acyl-carrier-protein] reductase, mitochondrial translates to MKLSPVTSFLLRGHRLCRISGTVPCKRVRYEPVRLKKHFSVSAETHSTALLYRTHGEPSKVVQLEPLDLPPIGRECVLVKMLAAPINPSDLNMVQGTYAILPSLPGVGGNEGVCQVMEVGNKVTTLKVGDWAIPRDAGIGTWRTAAVLKAEDLVALPKDIPLLSAATLGVNPCTAYRMLSDFEELKPGDTVIQNAANSGVGQAVIQIAAAKGIQTINVVRDRPDLQQLHDRLKALGATHVITEESLRRPEMKEFFKSCSRPKLALNGVGGKSATELLRHLKSGGSMVTYGGMAKLPVTVPVSALIFKDVKIRGFWVTQWKRDNRHDEDSLQKMLDELCILIRAGKLSAPACTEVRLQDFRKALDDAMKPYVSTKQVFVM